A portion of the Lolium rigidum isolate FL_2022 chromosome 1, APGP_CSIRO_Lrig_0.1, whole genome shotgun sequence genome contains these proteins:
- the LOC124671133 gene encoding uncharacterized protein LOC124671133, with protein MQSPSKLPDTLVCESVAVSGLQGWADLPDGLLQSIIALSGSFIDLLAFAGTCRSWRVAFSSYPSKSSIRTMLPPLLIRPNVRVKAPHLPSNNGHRKLRICQVIDLSKQNTTFRCQIPKETLQMMHFAGCSYGHLICCRRRYCVVVDVFSGAEVSPPRLPSSNDCEEFYYSGTLTAPLASPKSHLLISTQISLFDWPVGSDTWFELQLDDARIEQIVEFNGKFIAMDYHYRIYTLQLAPRLGLQEIKTEWWDGMAECPYLRPWLVVCGDMLLIVDHCINLSYGAPVTYRPYRLDMTTKLAKWVEVKKLDSWALFVGGDVRSTPFSCMNPELWGGKRNCLYYAHYSQPMSIHGFGDQADVVWDRSTDPDLLYKRNWYRQLQALWVYPSMFYSDDE; from the coding sequence ATGCAAAGCCCCAGCAAACTGCCTGACACCCTTGTCTGTGAATCCGTTGCTGTGTCTGGACTCCAAGGTTGGGCAGACCTCCCAGATggcctgcttcagtccataattGCTTTGTCTGGATCATTCATCGACCTTCTTGCATTTGCTGGCACATGCCGCTCTTGGCGTGTTGCATTCTCATCGTACCCATCCAAATCAAGCATTCGCACTATGTTACCACCTCTCCTCATCCGCCCCAATGTTCGTGTCAAAGCTCCTCATCTCCCTTCTAACAATGGTCATCGCAAGCTACGCATTTGCCAGGTCATAGATCTATCTAAGCAAAACACCACCTTTCGCTGCCAGATTCCTAAAGAAACTTTGCAGATGATGCATTTTGCTGGCTGTTCCTATGGTCATCTGATCTGTTGCCGGCGTCGTTattgtgttgttgttgatgtgttcagTGGTGCAGAGGTTTCACCTCCACGTCTCCCATCCAGCAATGACTGTGAAGAGTTCTACTATAGTGGCACTTTGACAGCTCCCCTTGCATCACCCAAATCGCATCTCCTCATCAGTACTCAGATATCCCTATTTGATTGGCCAGTTGGCAGTGACACTTGGTTTGAACTCCAACTTGATGATGCACGTATAGAACAAATTGTGGAATTCAATGGTAAGTTCATTGCGATGGATTATCATTATAGGATCTACACTTTGCAGCTGGCTCCCCGGCTTGGTTTGCAGGAGATAAAAACTGAGTGGTGGGACGGCATGGCTGAATGCCCATATTTAAGACCATGGCTAGTGGTCTGTGGTGACATGCTTCTAATTGTTGATCATTGCATCAACTTATCATATGGAGCACCAGTGACCTATAGACCCTACCGCCTCGATATGACTACAAAGCTGGCAAAATGGGTGGAGGTGAAGAAGCTGGACAGCTGGGCACTCTTTGTTGGTGGTGATGTGAGGAGCACGCCGTTTTCTTGCATGAATCCAGAACTATGGGGAGGGAAGAGGAACTGCTTGTACTATGCCCATTACTCTCAACCTATGAGCATACATGGGTTTGGTGACCAGGCAGATGTGGTGTGGGATCGATCAACCGATCCTGACCTTCTGTACAAAAGGAACTGGTACCGCCAGCTGCAGGCCCTCTGGGTGTATCCAAGCATGTTCTACTCAGATGACGAGTGA
- the LOC124671152 gene encoding inositol-tetrakisphosphate 1-kinase 4-like: MGMAADEQPPATLPPHTYTIGYALQPKKIDTVIRPSLIALAAERGMRLVAVDPSRPLADQGPFHLLIHKLYDQAWRAQLEAFSALHPSVPVVDPPAAVARLLDRASMLGVVAEVNAAGRAGSLGVPLQVTIHDTPDLADPDLLAALRFPLIAKPLGVDGSAGSHAMSLVYRRDGLAGLRPPVVLQEFVNHGGVLFKVYVVGGHATCVRRRSLPDVPAERLLDLDADAAVPFANVSSLATVHADTEDDVGDDAEMPPPGLVDEVARGLRRALGLHLFNFDMIRGRKAAGGQYFIIDINYFPGFDKLPGYEVALTDFFDEMIHSAGTGSGTGVADGAMPPTFSADV, encoded by the coding sequence ATGGGCATGGCGGCCGACGAGCAGCCACCGGCAACGCTGCCTCCTCACACCTACACCATCGGCTACGCGCTGCAGCCAAAGAAGATTGACACCGTCATCCGGCCGTCCCTCATCGCCCTGGCCGCCGAGCGCGGGATGCGCCTCGTCGCCGTCGATCCCTCCCGCCCCCTCGCCGACCAGGGCCCCTTCCACCTCCTCATCCACAAGCTCTACGACCAGGCCTGGCGCGCGCAGCTGGAGGCCTTCTCCGCGCTCCACCCCTCCGTGCCCGTCGTCGacccgcccgccgccgtcgcccgcctccTCGACCGCGCATCCATGCTCGGCGTCGTCGCCGAGGtcaacgccgccggccgcgcggGCTCCCTCGGCGTGCCCCTCCAGGTAACCATCCACGACACCCCCGATCTCGCCGATCCAGATCTTCTCGCCGCGCTGCGGTTCCCGCTCATCGCCAAGCCGCTGGGCGTGGACGGCAGCGCCGGCTCCCACGCCATGTCCCTCGTGTACCGCCGCGACGGCCTCGCGGGCCTCCGCCCGCCCGTCGTGCTCCAGGAGTTCGTCAACCACGGCGGCGTGCTCTTCAAGGTCTACGTGGTCGGCGGCCACGCCACCtgcgtgcgccgccgcagcctgcCGGACGTGCCGGCGGAGCGGCTGCTGGACCTCGACGCCGACGCGGCCGTGCCCTTCGCCAACGTGTCCAGCCTCGCCACGGTGCACGCCGACACCGAGGACGACGTGGGCGACGACGCCGAGATGCCGCCGCCCGGGCTCGTCGACGAGGTCGCGCGCGGGCTCCGGCGGGCGCTCGGGCTGCACCTGTTCAACTTCGACATGATCCGCGGGAGGAAGGCCGCCGGAGGCCAGTACTTCATCATCGACATCAACTACTTCCCCGGGTTCGACAAGCTGCCCGGGTACGAGGTCGCGCTCACGGATTTCTTCGACGAGATGATTCATTCCGCTGGCACGGGTTCCGGTACAGGCGTCGCCGACGGTGCCATGCCTCCAACTTTCTCTGCGGATGTATAA